A region from the Desulfobacterales bacterium genome encodes:
- a CDS encoding TRAP transporter small permease subunit, with amino-acid sequence MYMIFAMMGILLFESISRTIFNWPHIWVVEIAQFIMAAYYLLGGGYSMILDGHVRMDLVYGPLSAKRQALADVITAPVLIFYLVFLLYGAISSIEYAITYGQVNYTPWGPPLAPIKIIMGIGILLMLLQAVAIFFKDLAKARGEKIS; translated from the coding sequence ATGTATATGATCTTCGCCATGATGGGCATCCTGCTGTTTGAATCTATATCCCGAACCATCTTTAATTGGCCCCACATATGGGTAGTGGAGATAGCGCAGTTCATTATGGCCGCTTATTATTTACTGGGCGGCGGCTACTCCATGATTCTGGACGGGCATGTCAGGATGGATCTCGTCTATGGTCCGTTGTCGGCGAAAAGGCAGGCGTTGGCCGATGTAATTACGGCTCCCGTCCTTATCTTCTACCTGGTGTTTCTCCTTTACGGCGCCATTTCCAGCATTGAATATGCGATTACATACGGACAGGTCAATTATACCCCATGGGGGCCGCCTTTGGCTCCCATCAAGATTATTATGGGAATCGGAATTCTGCTGATGCTGCTTCAGGCGGTCGCTATCTTCTTCAAGGACCTGGCAAAGGCCAGAGGGGAGAAGATATCATGA